The proteins below are encoded in one region of Nakamurella flava:
- a CDS encoding proline--tRNA ligase: MSTLFLRTLREDPADAEVPSHRLLVRAGYIRRAGPGIYTWLPLGWRVLRNVERIIREEMDAIGAQEVHFPALLPREPYEATGRWTEYGDNLFRVKDRKQADYLLGPTHEEMFTLLVKDIVPSYKGLPLSLYQIQTKYRDEARPRAGLLRGREFVMKDSYSFDLTDAGLQASYDAHREAYVRIFDRLGLNYVIVAATSGAMGGSASEEFLADAAVGEDTYVRSPGGYAANVEAVTTVVPDPIPFDGLPEAHVEDTPDTPTIDTLVAHSNAAFPRDDRPWNGADTLKNVIVLLRHPDGTREPLAIGLPGDREVDIKRLEAQVSPAEVEAFDEAQFAKYPDVVKGYLGPGVLGTESKTGIRYLLDPRVVPGTRWITGANEKGRHVFDLVAGRDFTADGVVEAAEVRAGDPAPDGSGPLSLARGIEMGHIFQLGRKYAEALGLQVLDENGSLATVTMGSYGIGVSRAVAAVAENTCDDKGLAWPRELSPYDVHLVVAGKTDEIKNAAEEIATALQIAGHSVLLDDRNASVGVKFADAELIGVPTICVVGRGVASGVVEVRDRATGSKVEVPLVEVAEQLGAAIRRR; encoded by the coding sequence ATGTCCACCCTGTTCCTGCGGACCCTGCGCGAGGACCCGGCCGACGCCGAAGTTCCGAGCCATCGACTGCTGGTCCGGGCCGGGTACATCCGGCGCGCGGGCCCCGGCATCTACACCTGGCTGCCGCTGGGCTGGCGGGTGCTGCGCAACGTCGAACGCATCATCCGCGAGGAGATGGACGCCATCGGCGCCCAGGAGGTCCACTTCCCGGCGCTGCTGCCCCGTGAGCCCTACGAGGCCACCGGCCGCTGGACCGAGTACGGCGACAACCTGTTCCGGGTCAAGGACCGCAAGCAGGCCGACTACCTGCTCGGACCCACCCACGAGGAGATGTTCACCCTCCTGGTCAAGGACATCGTGCCGTCCTACAAGGGGCTGCCGCTGTCGCTGTACCAGATCCAGACCAAGTACCGGGACGAGGCGCGGCCTCGCGCCGGTCTGCTGCGCGGTCGCGAGTTCGTCATGAAGGACTCGTACTCGTTCGACCTCACCGACGCCGGTCTGCAGGCGTCCTACGACGCCCACCGCGAGGCGTACGTCCGCATCTTCGACCGGCTGGGTCTGAATTACGTCATCGTCGCCGCCACCAGCGGGGCCATGGGTGGTTCGGCGTCCGAGGAGTTCCTGGCCGACGCGGCCGTCGGCGAGGACACCTACGTCCGCTCACCCGGTGGGTACGCCGCGAACGTCGAGGCCGTCACCACCGTGGTGCCCGACCCGATCCCCTTCGACGGACTGCCCGAGGCGCACGTCGAGGACACCCCCGACACGCCGACCATCGACACCCTGGTCGCCCACAGCAACGCCGCCTTCCCCCGGGACGACCGGCCCTGGAACGGGGCCGACACCCTCAAGAACGTGATCGTCCTGCTGCGCCACCCGGACGGCACCCGCGAACCCCTGGCCATCGGTCTGCCCGGCGACCGTGAGGTCGACATCAAGCGGCTCGAGGCGCAGGTGTCACCGGCCGAGGTCGAGGCGTTCGACGAGGCCCAGTTCGCCAAGTACCCGGACGTCGTCAAGGGCTACCTCGGCCCGGGTGTTCTCGGCACGGAGAGCAAGACCGGCATCCGCTACCTGCTCGACCCGCGGGTCGTCCCCGGCACCCGCTGGATCACCGGCGCCAACGAGAAGGGCCGTCACGTCTTCGACCTCGTCGCCGGCCGCGACTTCACCGCCGACGGCGTGGTCGAGGCCGCCGAGGTGCGGGCCGGTGATCCGGCGCCGGACGGGTCCGGACCGCTGTCGTTGGCCCGCGGAATCGAGATGGGTCACATCTTCCAGCTCGGCCGCAAGTACGCCGAGGCCCTGGGCCTGCAGGTGCTCGACGAGAACGGTTCGCTGGCCACGGTGACCATGGGCTCGTACGGCATCGGGGTGTCCCGCGCGGTCGCTGCCGTCGCCGAGAACACCTGCGACGACAAGGGTCTGGCCTGGCCGCGGGAGCTCAGCCCGTACGACGTGCATCTGGTCGTCGCCGGCAAGACCGACGAGATCAAGAACGCCGCGGAGGAGATCGCGACCGCCCTGCAGATCGCCGGGCATTCGGTGTTGCTGGACGACCGCAACGCCTCCGTTGGGGTCAAGTTCGCCGACGCCGAACTCATCGGCGTCCCCACCATCTGCGTGGTCGGGCGGGGTGTGGCCTCGGGGGTGGTCGAGGTCCGCGATCGGGCGACCGGCAGCAAGGTCGAGGTGCCGCTGGTCGAGGTGGCTGAGCAGCTCGGAGCGGCGATCCGCCGTCGCTGA
- the rimP gene encoding ribosome maturation factor RimP → MPAADERRLRQVIEPLVTGAGFDLEALTVQTAGRRRVVKVIVDSDEGVDLDRAAALSRAISAELDTDDAVLGAAAYVLEVTSPGVGRPLSAPRHFRRSRRRLLVVTTADGRTVTGHLLRVVEPGPDGAPAGITLLVGPKAEEQLLGWDDVVRARVEVEFSSAPAAVRDRLDAELGPVAPAAPIALDDDEPDDDSDDEPDDDVEADELDVDELDDTDDETDEHPGDGTTDVPGGQDEGAHR, encoded by the coding sequence ATGCCCGCAGCGGACGAACGACGGCTTCGCCAGGTGATCGAGCCCCTGGTGACCGGAGCCGGGTTCGACCTGGAGGCCCTCACCGTGCAGACCGCCGGTCGCCGGCGCGTCGTGAAGGTGATCGTCGATTCCGACGAGGGGGTGGATCTGGACCGCGCCGCCGCGCTGAGCCGGGCGATTTCCGCCGAACTCGACACCGACGACGCCGTGCTGGGGGCCGCGGCGTACGTGCTGGAGGTCACCAGCCCGGGGGTGGGCCGTCCGCTCTCCGCGCCCCGGCACTTCCGCCGGTCCCGGCGGCGACTGCTCGTCGTGACCACCGCCGACGGGCGGACCGTCACCGGGCACCTCCTCAGGGTCGTCGAGCCCGGACCGGACGGCGCGCCGGCCGGCATCACCCTGCTGGTCGGGCCGAAGGCCGAGGAACAGCTTCTGGGCTGGGACGACGTCGTCCGGGCCCGCGTCGAGGTCGAGTTCTCGTCGGCGCCCGCGGCCGTCCGCGACCGGTTGGACGCCGAACTCGGCCCCGTCGCCCCCGCCGCCCCGATCGCCCTGGACGACGACGAACCCGACGACGATTCCGACGACGAGCCGGACGACGACGTCGAGGCCGATGAGCTGGATGTCGACGAGCTGGACGACACCGATGACGAGACCGATGAGCACCCCGGGGACGGGACCACCGACGTCCCGGGTGGACAGGACGAGGGAGCACACCGATGA
- a CDS encoding YlxR family protein, producing the protein MSARSSVSAAPRRTPGPGDVSGPVRTCVGCRRREPAEVLLRIVAAAGSLIPDPRRRLPGRGAWLHPDIGCLDAAERRRAFPRSLRVVGTLDSSGVRDHLRGPADTVAPQ; encoded by the coding sequence GTGTCGGCTCGATCATCGGTGTCGGCTGCCCCTCGTAGAACCCCTGGTCCCGGAGATGTCTCCGGGCCCGTGCGGACCTGCGTCGGTTGCCGTCGCCGTGAACCCGCCGAAGTGCTGCTCCGCATCGTCGCCGCGGCCGGGAGTCTCATCCCGGATCCGCGACGCCGCCTCCCCGGTCGGGGGGCGTGGTTGCATCCGGACATCGGATGTCTCGACGCCGCGGAGCGCAGACGGGCTTTCCCGCGGTCCCTCCGGGTCGTAGGAACGCTCGACAGCAGTGGGGTCCGTGACCATCTGCGGGGGCCGGCCGATACGGTCGCCCCGCAGTGA
- the nusA gene encoding transcription termination factor NusA, which yields MNVDIAALRAVEKEKGIEFGSLIDTLETALLSAYKHTEGHAGRARVEVDRRTGHIRVLAQEIGDDDQVVREWDDTPDDFGRIAATTARQVILQRLRDVENERTFGDFAGREQDLITGTVTADARVNARGVIVVSLGDVEGVIPAAEQAPGETYQHGQRLRCYVVSVTRGMRGPQITLSRTHPNLVRKLFAREVPEIADGSVEITAVAREAGHRSKIAVRPMVSGVNAKGACIGPMGARVRAVMSELNGEKIDIIDWDEDPATFVGNALSPARALSVTVVDPVTKAARVIVPDFQLSLAIGKEGQNARLAARLTGWRIDIRSDTAPPPADS from the coding sequence ATGAATGTCGACATCGCCGCACTGCGCGCGGTCGAGAAGGAGAAGGGCATCGAGTTCGGTTCGCTGATCGACACTCTCGAGACCGCCCTGCTGTCCGCGTACAAGCACACGGAGGGCCACGCCGGGCGTGCCCGGGTCGAGGTGGATCGCCGGACGGGGCATATCCGGGTACTCGCCCAGGAGATCGGGGACGACGACCAGGTCGTCCGCGAATGGGACGACACCCCGGACGATTTCGGCCGTATCGCGGCCACGACCGCCCGGCAGGTCATCCTGCAGCGGCTGCGCGACGTGGAGAACGAGCGCACCTTCGGTGACTTCGCCGGCCGGGAGCAGGACCTGATCACCGGCACGGTGACCGCCGACGCGCGGGTCAACGCGCGCGGTGTGATCGTCGTCAGCCTGGGCGACGTCGAGGGTGTCATCCCGGCCGCCGAGCAGGCGCCGGGAGAGACGTACCAGCACGGGCAGCGGCTGCGCTGTTACGTGGTCTCGGTCACCCGCGGCATGCGCGGCCCGCAGATCACGCTGTCCCGCACCCACCCGAACCTCGTGCGCAAGCTGTTCGCCCGCGAGGTGCCGGAGATCGCCGACGGGTCCGTGGAGATCACCGCGGTCGCCCGCGAGGCCGGTCACCGCTCCAAGATCGCCGTGCGGCCGATGGTGTCCGGCGTCAACGCGAAGGGCGCCTGCATCGGCCCGATGGGCGCCCGCGTGCGGGCGGTCATGAGCGAGCTGAACGGCGAGAAGATCGACATCATCGACTGGGACGAGGACCCGGCGACGTTCGTGGGGAACGCGCTGTCGCCGGCCCGGGCGCTGTCGGTGACGGTGGTCGACCCGGTCACGAAGGCGGCGCGGGTGATCGTGCCCGATTTCCAGCTGTCCCTGGCCATCGGTAAGGAAGGGCAGAATGCCCGGCTGGCCGCCCGTCTCACCGGGTGGCGCATCGACATCCGCAGCGACACCGCGCCGCCGCCCGCCGACTCCTGA
- a CDS encoding RecQ family ATP-dependent DNA helicase, with amino-acid sequence MTAAAISVPAADRSVDEVPGSAPAAVPDAALPEDNPIAVAREVFGWSDLRPGQAAAVEAVVAGADTVVVLPTGAGKSAIYQIAGQLRSGLTVIVSPLLALQQDQVGSLTERDLPAAALNSRLSARARRTLLDRLAGQGDPLEYLFVAPEQLADDEIVTRLADARPVLFVVDEAHCVASWGHDFRPDYLRLGEVAERLGRPPVLALTATASPPVRREIIERLGLREPVIEVGGFDRPNLQLSVAQHVEADDRDDAVVADVRELDGPGIVYTATRRTADELGERLRDTGRRVAVYHAGKSAKERGAVEKAFHAGDVDVLVATVAFGMGVDKPDIRYVLHAAVADSPDAYYQEIGRAGRDGQPATVRLHYRAADLGLRRFFAAAGADEKTWRAIHRRLSADGPVESVRDLAKAVGQPERRITRAVSLLQDAGIVRRTGRRIALVGSPSAKDAVDAATGLIERREEIDRTRIEMMRAYAEAGDCRGRRLLAYFGDDPGGPCGHCDNCARDAESAHDSPAADPDSPFPPGSRVVHPEFGPGQVLDTEDGRLTVLFDDHGYRVLDQSAVLEHDLLTLAADGTTHAA; translated from the coding sequence ATGACTGCCGCCGCCATCTCCGTCCCCGCCGCCGACCGGTCGGTCGACGAGGTACCTGGTTCCGCGCCGGCGGCCGTCCCCGACGCCGCGCTGCCCGAGGACAACCCCATCGCCGTCGCCCGGGAAGTCTTCGGCTGGAGCGACCTGCGACCCGGTCAGGCCGCGGCCGTCGAGGCCGTCGTCGCCGGGGCGGACACGGTCGTCGTCCTGCCGACCGGGGCCGGCAAGTCGGCGATATACCAGATCGCCGGCCAGCTCCGGTCGGGTCTGACCGTCATCGTCAGCCCGCTCCTGGCCCTGCAGCAGGACCAGGTGGGCAGCCTGACCGAACGCGACCTGCCGGCGGCCGCCCTCAACAGTCGGCTGTCCGCGCGGGCCCGCCGTACCCTGCTCGACCGGCTCGCCGGTCAGGGCGATCCCCTCGAGTACCTCTTCGTCGCGCCCGAGCAGCTGGCCGACGACGAGATCGTCACCCGCCTCGCCGACGCCCGACCCGTCCTATTCGTCGTCGACGAGGCGCACTGCGTGGCGTCCTGGGGCCACGACTTCCGGCCGGACTACCTGCGGCTCGGTGAGGTCGCCGAACGCCTCGGTCGGCCCCCGGTCCTCGCGCTCACCGCCACCGCCTCGCCGCCCGTCCGCCGCGAGATCATCGAGCGGCTGGGCCTGCGCGAACCCGTCATCGAGGTCGGCGGGTTCGACCGTCCCAATCTCCAGCTGTCCGTCGCGCAGCACGTCGAGGCCGACGACCGGGACGACGCCGTCGTCGCCGACGTCCGCGAACTGGACGGACCCGGCATCGTCTACACCGCCACCCGGCGGACCGCCGACGAGCTGGGGGAACGGCTCCGGGACACCGGGCGACGCGTGGCCGTGTACCACGCCGGCAAGTCCGCCAAGGAGCGCGGCGCCGTCGAGAAGGCTTTCCACGCAGGCGATGTCGACGTCCTGGTCGCGACGGTCGCGTTCGGTATGGGCGTCGACAAACCTGACATCCGCTACGTCCTGCACGCCGCCGTCGCCGACTCGCCGGACGCGTACTACCAGGAGATCGGGCGGGCCGGCCGGGACGGTCAGCCCGCCACCGTGCGGTTGCACTATCGTGCCGCCGATCTGGGGCTGCGGCGGTTCTTCGCCGCCGCCGGAGCCGACGAGAAGACCTGGCGGGCCATCCACCGCCGGCTGTCCGCGGACGGCCCGGTCGAGTCGGTGCGCGACCTGGCGAAAGCCGTCGGACAACCGGAACGCCGCATCACCCGGGCGGTCTCCCTGCTGCAGGACGCCGGCATCGTGCGCCGCACCGGACGCCGCATCGCCCTCGTCGGATCGCCGTCGGCCAAGGACGCGGTCGATGCGGCCACCGGACTGATCGAACGACGCGAGGAGATCGACCGGACCCGCATTGAGATGATGCGGGCCTACGCCGAGGCCGGCGACTGCCGCGGCCGCCGACTCCTGGCCTACTTCGGCGACGACCCCGGCGGCCCGTGCGGACACTGCGACAACTGCGCCCGGGACGCCGAGTCGGCCCACGACAGTCCGGCCGCCGACCCGGACAGCCCGTTCCCGCCGGGCAGCCGGGTCGTCCATCCCGAGTTCGGGCCCGGGCAGGTCCTCGACACCGAGGACGGACGACTCACCGTGCTGTTCGACGACCACGGCTACCGCGTCCTCGACCAGTCCGCCGTCCTCGAACACGACCTGCTGACCCTCGCCGCCGACGGGACCACCCACGCCGCATAG
- a CDS encoding ferritin-like domain-containing protein: MTSPDPTATGAPSSTADGSVVQSPTGTPSSTPLPAETVTALQTALSAEQAAVWAYGLVAAYDKDDAAMVEQDRSGHLLRRDATAARLVAGGAAVTEPAPAYSTPVVPTDAASARQLAQAIEADAAAGWRLVLGSTDDAELRGFALTGLSDAAVRMAMWKKAAGASPVTVPFPGQG; this comes from the coding sequence ATGACCAGCCCCGACCCGACCGCCACCGGCGCCCCGTCCTCGACCGCTGACGGTTCCGTCGTCCAGTCCCCCACCGGCACGCCGTCGTCGACCCCGCTCCCGGCCGAGACCGTCACCGCGCTGCAGACCGCGCTGTCCGCCGAACAGGCGGCCGTCTGGGCGTACGGCCTGGTCGCGGCCTACGACAAGGACGACGCGGCGATGGTCGAGCAGGACCGGTCCGGTCATCTGCTGCGCCGCGATGCCACCGCCGCACGGCTGGTGGCCGGCGGCGCCGCGGTCACCGAGCCGGCGCCGGCGTACTCGACGCCCGTCGTCCCGACCGACGCCGCGTCCGCCCGGCAGCTGGCGCAGGCCATCGAGGCCGACGCCGCCGCCGGATGGCGGCTGGTGCTGGGTTCCACCGACGACGCCGAACTGCGCGGCTTCGCGCTCACCGGCCTGTCGGACGCCGCCGTGCGGATGGCCATGTGGAAGAAGGCGGCCGGGGCCTCACCGGTGACGGTGCCCTTCCCCGGGCAGGGCTGA
- a CDS encoding GNAT family N-acetyltransferase, whose amino-acid sequence MSEHLSLPTGLDARPLTLADAPAVTALLSRWEDVEPSGQAYDLSDIEEEFTGPTAVLDGGGVAVLADDRLVGYGLLHVIAREPEWVAFCDGAVDPDWWGRGIGRWVLDRQMDVAHHRRSTEAADRPAELRATTGDTRPRELRLLTDAGFVTRRWFERMTRDLTVALPPTADDPAGVRVRPWRPEDDEPVRQVSNAAFADHFGSVPRDPAAWAADVSGAHSFRPGASFVAEEDGRIVGFALAAEYDADSARRGRRTGYVSRVGTLRAARGRGIASVLIVRVLTALRESGCQAAELDVDSESPTGAGRLYGRLGFVAADRHRMLIRPLPH is encoded by the coding sequence ATGTCGGAGCACCTGTCGCTGCCTACCGGTCTGGACGCGCGTCCCCTGACCCTCGCGGATGCACCGGCGGTGACCGCACTGTTGTCCCGCTGGGAGGACGTCGAACCGAGCGGCCAGGCGTACGACCTGTCGGACATCGAGGAGGAGTTCACCGGGCCCACGGCCGTGCTGGACGGTGGCGGTGTCGCCGTCCTGGCCGACGACCGGCTGGTCGGGTACGGCCTGCTGCACGTGATCGCCCGGGAACCCGAGTGGGTGGCGTTCTGTGACGGCGCCGTCGACCCCGACTGGTGGGGACGGGGGATCGGTCGATGGGTCCTGGACCGCCAGATGGACGTCGCCCACCACCGACGGTCCACCGAGGCGGCCGACCGCCCCGCCGAACTGCGCGCCACCACGGGCGATACCCGTCCCCGGGAGCTGCGCCTGCTCACGGACGCCGGCTTCGTGACCCGGCGCTGGTTCGAACGGATGACCCGTGACCTCACCGTCGCGCTGCCCCCCACCGCGGACGACCCGGCGGGTGTCCGTGTCCGTCCCTGGCGACCCGAGGACGACGAGCCGGTCCGGCAGGTGTCCAACGCGGCCTTCGCCGACCACTTCGGTTCGGTGCCCCGCGACCCGGCAGCGTGGGCGGCCGACGTCAGCGGCGCGCATTCGTTCCGGCCGGGCGCCTCGTTCGTCGCCGAGGAGGACGGTCGGATCGTCGGATTCGCCCTGGCCGCCGAGTACGACGCAGATTCCGCCCGGCGCGGGCGGCGAACCGGTTACGTGTCGCGGGTCGGCACCCTCCGGGCCGCCCGCGGGCGGGGGATCGCCAGCGTGCTCATCGTCCGGGTACTCACCGCGCTGCGCGAGAGTGGTTGCCAGGCCGCCGAACTGGACGTCGACTCCGAGTCCCCGACCGGGGCCGGTCGGCTCTACGGCCGGCTGGGCTTCGTCGCGGCCGACCGGCACCGCATGCTCATCCGCCCGCTGCCCCACTGA
- the infB gene encoding translation initiation factor IF-2, producing the protein MAGKARVHELAKELGKTSKEVMTKLTEMGEFVKSPSSTIEAPVVRKLRDAFPAGGAAKSSTTPATNGSNGTPGAPSVRPGSPGARPRPGAPTPASPAPAAASPAPAPAATPASSAPAPAAGGTARPSTGTPGARPAAASAPATSAPNAGSPAFSAAPGSASRPAATPGQQARPAAAAPAQPARPAAAAPAQQSRPAATPGQQSRPAAAPGQQSRPAAAASGAQAPAARTGNPAPATRSEGGTPGIPRPARPAGGVPGAPRPPRMGNNPFGVNTPRTQAPRPGGVPGAPRPAAGRPGGAPGTGAPGRPGGAPGGARPGVPGGGPRPGTPGGRPGMPGGRPGAPGGYRPAGAGAPGGGGGGGYRGGPGGGGGGGARPGGGGRGRGGAAGAFGRQGGPARKGRKSKKQRRQEFDNMQAPSIGGVALPRGNGSVVRLARGSSLSDFADKIDANPASMVQALFHLGEMVTATQSVSDDILELLGSEMGYEVQIVSPEDEDRELLDSFDLTYGEDEGGEDDLVIRPPVVTVMGHVDHGKTRLLDAIRHTNVMDKEAGGITQHIGAYQVATTLGDEERLITFIDTPGHEAFTAMRARGSQSTDIVVLVVAADDGVMPQTVEAINHAKAADVPIVVAVNKIDKEGANPDKIRQQLTEYGLVAEEYGGDTMFVEVSARQRINIEGVLEAVLLTADAALDLRANPVQEAEGVAIEAHLDRGRGAVATVLVQRGTLRVGDSIVAGNAYGRVRAMLGDHGENVTEAYPSRPVQVLGFTSVPGAGDSFMVVEEDRVARQIAERRQARARKAQIGNRRRISLEDFGKALAEQKVQQLTLIIKGDNSGTVEALEDSLLKLDVGEEVDLRVVHRGVGGITQDDINLAATTDAIVIGFNVKPVRGVQELADREGVDIRYYTVIYQAIDEVEAALKGLLKPEFEEVRTGSAEIREIFRSSKFGNIAGAIVRDGEIRRNAKARLLRGGVVINDNLAIDSLRRFKDDVVEVREGFECGIGLGSWNNIEVEDTIETYEVREKPRS; encoded by the coding sequence GTGGCAGGCAAGGCCCGCGTTCACGAGCTGGCGAAAGAGCTCGGCAAGACCTCCAAGGAGGTCATGACGAAGCTCACCGAGATGGGTGAGTTCGTCAAGTCCCCTTCCTCGACCATCGAGGCCCCCGTCGTCCGCAAACTCCGGGATGCGTTCCCGGCCGGTGGTGCGGCCAAGTCGTCCACCACCCCGGCGACCAACGGTTCGAACGGCACCCCCGGTGCTCCGTCCGTCCGTCCCGGCAGCCCCGGCGCCCGGCCTCGTCCGGGTGCTCCGACGCCCGCGAGCCCCGCGCCCGCGGCCGCGTCGCCGGCCCCCGCACCTGCGGCGACCCCCGCCAGTAGCGCCCCGGCTCCGGCCGCCGGCGGTACGGCGCGTCCGTCCACGGGTACCCCCGGTGCTCGTCCTGCCGCGGCCAGCGCCCCGGCGACGTCCGCCCCGAACGCCGGTTCGCCGGCCTTCAGCGCGGCTCCCGGTAGCGCCTCACGTCCGGCCGCGACTCCGGGTCAGCAGGCTCGTCCCGCGGCTGCGGCTCCGGCCCAGCCGGCTCGCCCGGCGGCTGCGGCTCCGGCCCAGCAGTCCCGTCCGGCAGCGACCCCCGGTCAGCAGTCCCGTCCGGCGGCCGCTCCGGGCCAGCAGTCCCGGCCCGCCGCCGCTGCTTCCGGGGCTCAGGCCCCGGCGGCACGGACCGGCAACCCGGCCCCGGCCACCCGCTCCGAGGGGGGAACCCCGGGCATCCCGCGTCCGGCTCGTCCGGCCGGCGGTGTCCCCGGTGCCCCGCGCCCGCCGCGGATGGGCAACAACCCGTTCGGCGTCAACACCCCGCGCACCCAGGCGCCCCGTCCCGGCGGCGTGCCCGGCGCTCCCCGCCCGGCCGCCGGTCGCCCCGGCGGAGCCCCCGGAACCGGTGCTCCCGGTCGTCCGGGCGGCGCTCCCGGTGGGGCTCGTCCCGGTGTCCCCGGCGGCGGTCCCCGGCCCGGAACCCCGGGCGGTCGTCCGGGTATGCCCGGCGGTCGTCCCGGTGCCCCGGGCGGTTACCGCCCGGCCGGCGCCGGTGCCCCCGGTGGCGGCGGTGGCGGTGGCTACCGCGGCGGCCCCGGTGGTGGCGGTGGCGGTGGCGCCCGTCCCGGTGGTGGCGGTCGTGGCCGCGGCGGTGCCGCGGGCGCGTTCGGTCGCCAGGGCGGTCCGGCGCGCAAGGGGCGCAAGTCCAAGAAGCAGCGTCGGCAGGAATTCGACAACATGCAGGCGCCGTCGATCGGCGGCGTGGCCCTGCCCCGTGGTAACGGGTCGGTCGTCCGGCTCGCCCGCGGCTCCTCGCTGTCGGACTTCGCCGACAAGATCGACGCCAACCCGGCGTCGATGGTCCAGGCGCTCTTCCACCTGGGCGAGATGGTCACCGCGACCCAGTCGGTCTCCGACGACATCCTCGAGCTGCTCGGCTCGGAGATGGGCTACGAGGTCCAGATCGTGTCCCCGGAGGACGAGGACCGCGAGCTGCTCGACTCGTTCGACCTCACCTACGGCGAGGACGAGGGCGGCGAGGACGACCTGGTCATCCGGCCGCCGGTCGTCACCGTCATGGGTCACGTCGACCACGGCAAGACCCGCCTGCTCGACGCCATCCGGCACACCAACGTCATGGACAAGGAAGCCGGCGGCATCACCCAGCACATCGGCGCCTACCAGGTGGCGACCACGCTGGGCGACGAAGAGCGGCTGATCACCTTCATCGACACCCCGGGTCACGAGGCGTTCACCGCCATGCGGGCCCGTGGTTCGCAGTCCACCGACATCGTGGTGCTGGTGGTCGCGGCCGACGACGGCGTCATGCCGCAGACGGTCGAGGCGATCAACCACGCCAAGGCGGCCGACGTGCCGATCGTGGTGGCGGTGAACAAGATCGACAAGGAGGGGGCGAACCCCGACAAGATCCGCCAGCAGCTCACCGAGTACGGGCTGGTCGCCGAGGAGTACGGCGGCGACACCATGTTCGTCGAGGTCTCGGCGCGTCAGCGGATCAACATCGAGGGCGTCCTGGAGGCGGTCCTGCTGACCGCCGACGCCGCGCTCGACCTGCGGGCCAACCCGGTCCAGGAGGCCGAGGGTGTCGCCATCGAGGCCCACCTGGACCGTGGTCGCGGCGCCGTCGCGACCGTCCTGGTCCAGCGCGGAACCCTGCGGGTCGGTGACTCGATCGTGGCCGGCAACGCCTACGGTCGCGTCCGGGCCATGCTCGGCGACCACGGCGAGAACGTCACCGAGGCCTACCCGTCGCGTCCGGTCCAGGTCCTCGGGTTCACCTCGGTGCCCGGTGCCGGTGACTCGTTCATGGTCGTCGAGGAGGACCGCGTCGCCCGGCAGATCGCCGAGCGTCGTCAGGCCCGGGCCCGCAAGGCGCAGATCGGCAACCGTCGCCGCATCTCGCTGGAGGACTTCGGCAAGGCGCTGGCCGAGCAGAAGGTGCAGCAGCTCACCCTGATCATCAAGGGTGACAACTCCGGCACCGTCGAGGCCCTCGAGGACTCGCTGCTCAAGCTGGACGTGGGCGAGGAGGTCGACCTGCGGGTGGTGCACCGCGGCGTCGGCGGCATCACCCAGGACGACATCAACCTGGCGGCCACCACCGACGCCATCGTCATCGGCTTCAACGTCAAGCCGGTGCGAGGGGTGCAGGAGCTGGCCGACCGCGAAGGTGTCGACATCCGCTACTACACGGTCATCTACCAGGCCATCGACGAGGTCGAGGCAGCCCTGAAGGGTCTGCTCAAGCCCGAGTTCGAAGAGGTCCGGACCGGTTCGGCGGAGATCCGGGAGATTTTCCGGTCGTCGAAGTTCGGCAACATCGCGGGCGCCATCGTCCGCGACGGCGAGATCCGGCGGAACGCCAAGGCCCGTCTGCTGCGTGGGGGCGTCGTCATCAACGACAACCTCGCCATCGACTCGCTGCGGCGGTTCAAGGACGACGTGGTCGAGGTCCGCGAGGGCTTCGAGTGCGGTATCGGCCTGGGCTCGTGGAACAACATCGAGGTCGAGGACACCATCGAGACCTACGAGGTCCGCGAGAAGCCGCGTAGCTGA